In Brassica napus cultivar Da-Ae chromosome A3, Da-Ae, whole genome shotgun sequence, the sequence tatgacaatttgaaattaatcaaaattgaataaaatggtaattaaatatttgtaaatctaattattatttttatcttgtttagttggattctcatgaaaaaaaatcgataggttaaacaaatgtttcaaaatttgttgtgttattgttttgtctataaattacaaaatttattgaattaatatatttaattattgcacccttaaataatattttattaagacattagagaagtatgttatgagttgttttgtcaaaattttacaaaaatctatgctttttcatatttgtcacgaaaatttatatgttaaacttacttttacaaaatcttaactttgtcacgaaaacaaaaatctatgctttttcatatttgtcaacgttctcacactttctaagaatatattagcttagtcattaacttattttttttttacaaaacaaagtatcggagtcttgaaagttgaattcatattattgtaaatgtacataagaatttgtgattatatacttagtggtttttgtatatgtgtccaagaaaatttcaatggcttagtggtaactgtcctatatatatcatactaacccgggttcgattcccaccttcgcattgtttttttattttttacgaaaaataaatgagatgacatggcaatttcgggttctctgattggttgatttttctatcctatgtggacaccctctccatggcttatatctcccttttagtatagtatagataacATCTTTAATCTTTACGGCAGGAAATAAACTAGAAGGTAAAtgtgtatatattaatatgatCAATGGAGGTTCTTTATTAACACTGCCAAAtactaaaacattatataattcaacaaaaaaaaaatttgaaaaagaacaAGCCGACTCTGTAATCGGCATGTATCATACAAGATTGCGGCAGTCGGCAGGCTAAAAGTTTCTAATTTAAACTATAGATCGACATGGGAAACGAATATGATTGATACATGGTGTAGAAATATTCCCATTAATTAACAATTAGGTAAGTGACGTTTTCACATGGATAAAAGTTCTAGTTATGAacgataatatttaattatgttggAAACGTTTTTAATTAGTTGATGGCAAAAAAAAGGCAATGATGATGCAACTAACTTTACGCTGAATAATTTATGCGGGCGGCTATACATTTTTGAGCTTTGCTTAGTTTGTTGAGGTGGAAGATGACTCGTAAAATACACACGTAAAGAAAAAAGACTATTTATaaacttgattttctgagaCTCGATGATTACCAACATAacctaatttgtttttttttgtcttctgaGTCATTTATAGTCTACAAGAACAATACACTTTTGTTTTAGATAACAACATTGAAGGCTTTAGTATGTGCGTACAAGTTTGGATTATACAGTCACTATTAATGGTCGGAATCTAACCTTTGAACTTTAGCATATGCAGTATATGATTATGATATTTGATGATTGACCATAAAAtaccaaaaatcaaaaagatTCACTATATTGTCACCATGTGATGGGAGAGTTGCGTGTTGTAATTCTACtagtaaagaaaaatttagagAATGAGGTGCGTGACAGAAGATCATTGTAGCATTTGATTCATaaccaagaaaagaaaagttaagTGTACTATGAATCATGGATTCATCGTTCTTTCTTTGGACCGTGGCCtaattttgaataaaacaaATGCTTAAAAGTTATACTAACCACGCAAGCTCTCCATaccaaaacatttttatttccttttaatCACCAATAACAAAGCATTATTAAACCCAATATGAAATACTAAAGCAACTTTTACGTCGTTATTAGTCAAATAACATCTTTAATCCTTACGGCGGGAAATAAACTAGAAGGTAAAAAGAACTGCCAAATTCATTAAATCGTAAAGtactaaaacattatataattcaacaaaaaaagttttcgAAAAGAACAAGCCGACTCTGTAAATATCCTTATATTAATCCACCAAAAAATCAATTTCAATCAACCCCTTTTATAGCTATGCTTTTTAAAGTGACTCATGATTCATGGAAGTAGGCCAGTCACCCAAATTGATTGCAACATACAGAAACAAATAAAGTAGGTAGGTATTGTGGATGTCACTATCAAGTCCTTTATTGATACCAACCCAAACCGGTATAAGCAAACCATATGCTTAATCGGAACAAAGTTATTGATCAGATAAATAAGTTTTAATTAAATAGTTCCATTTTAAGACCAAAAAATGCAGAAATTTATATCAGAACTGGAACAGCATCTCTGGAGAGTAACCAAGAGCTTCAAGGTTTGCAGCCATGGCCTTGTTCATGGGAGGTGGTCCACATCTTAGGATCTGCAATTCAAACATAAACCGTATTATAAGATTGCAACACCATCAAAGTTACTTTTTGTCACTGTTGGTTTTTGTTTCAAAACATTGAAGAATTGAATTGGTTGAGAAACAGTGATGATGGGTAAGTTCAAGATCAAAAACAGAGGAATTTTACCTGAATATCGGAGGCAGGTGCAGGGCAATGAGCCTGAATCATTTCCTTGGTTACAAATCCAACACCACCATCCCATACTTCCGGAGGCTAATCAAATTGCCACATAAGATATACCAAACACACAAAAGAGAATAAAGGTATCAgaattagttttttctttttgaaggaACACCAAAACATTTGGATTATGTGGCTCACCTGGTTCAAAACATAGTAGATTTTGAATTGATCTGGGTAATTGGAGGTAAGACTATCCAACTCATCCtgagaaaaaaaagatagtATTGTGActcacataataaaattaagagTTTGAAGAAAGTCTATGGAAACGCAAAGCTTGTTCTAGGCTCTCATAAGAAGCTTGTGTACCTTTAAGAGAATGTCATCGTATGTGACATTAGCATAAACGAGGTGCACCTTTGTCTTGTATGTTGGGTTTTCAAGTATCGCTCTTGCAACCTTTCACAAATGCGAGTCAAAACGAGTTTTAAACATATGCATTggctttaaataaataaataaaaactaaatacaaTGCAAATGTAAGAGACATACTTGGAACATGGGAGTGATGCCTGAACCTCCAGCAAGCATTCCAAATGCCCTAAACTGACCTGGCTGATACTTGAACCTTCCCTGGCAAGTaaaaaagtaacaaaacaacacaaagattcaagattgaagaAGTATTTAAATAAACATCAAAGTTAAAAAGTACCTTTGGTCCTTTAACAGCAAGATGGTCTCCAACAAGCATCTCCCTGAAATGATGAGACATCCTTCCTTGCGGATACATCTACTTTGGCAACGGGAATTTCCAGCAATTTTTAGTTGAATTAGTgctagtaatatatatattttttttaaaagaagagTCAAGTAAAGCTGAGAGAGTAAGCATAGAGACCTTAATAACAAGTTCAAAACGTCCAAGGTCAGAATCTAAGGTTGTAGGAGTGTAAGGCTTAATAACTTCCTCTCCTTGAGCATCCTTTCCCCTGTGgataaaataaattcattatatttCATCAAAGCATCCATCTAAGCTCTCTAAAATGAATTTCAACACAGgaaaaacctaacctaaagttTACAAAATGAGTATATGTTCATAGGTTTACAGTATCTAGCAACTTGCagaaagtttaaattttgataCGAAAGTTCAGACCAAACCTGCAGCTGATGTGTTGACCAATGGGAAGACCCAAGACGGAGGTAGGAGTAGGAAGCTCAAATACGAACTTAGCCACATTGTGACTAAGTTGCTGCTTCTTAACTAGCTTAAATTCCTTGAACTTCTCTGGATCCAAACACCCTGTGAATCAACAaggtttaattaaaaaaaaaaaaggatcaatCTTTCATTTGATGTGACCTTCTAAACAGATTGAATTCTACACAATTTTTCCTAATTTCATACAAaattcatgaattttttttgtaagagaATGATAATCACTCAGTCAGCTACGCATTGTGAGACTGGAACACAGAGAGGAGAATCGAAAGGTTGTGACTTTATGATCGAACCTCTGCGTTTCTTGGAGGAGGAAAGATAGTAAGCAGCACCGGCACCGATGGCGACGAGAGCCACGAAGACACCCAAGAGAATCTGAGGATCTAGTGTTCGGAGAAACTCAATATCCATGGCTCTCTTAACCCAAAATGCAATTGAAaggaataaaataatcaaaaatagcTCAATGAGAATTGACTAGTGtaagaataatatataatacaggaagaagaagaagaagtgtgttTGGTAGCAGATTCACTTCTTGTCCGAGTAGTCTCTTTCCCTTGTTGTCTATGGTATGTGATCTGGTAGACCTCACCTAACTCCCACCAGCACGTTATACTTGCCTTGTTTGCAACACTAAATCATTTATCCCATAAAACTAATCATATTTTATGttgatcaaaattaaaaaaaattctctgtTTTAAAGTGAACCATGTTttgatttcatatatattttcatcaCAGGTATAAAGTGTGTGGTTCTGTTTCTGATGCCTTGagtaatttttttggttaagatGTTATCCCAAACTTAGAAGAGTAAGGACTGTTTGGTATGTGACTCATTCTTCTAAACTGAACCATACACACATGCTTAAATGGTATACTAGCTTCAAGAGTTAAGAAGGAAGCAGATGCCTTCTTCTAAGTTCAGCCTTACCTCTTTGTTTTGTGCAAGAGGAGAGATAATTCAAGAAGCACATCTACTTCTAAAGCATGCTTTCATTGCTTTTTAGATGCACAACAGAGTTTCTTAACCATCTGTGGAAGTGaaactaaaaaacaaataacagaAATGGTATTGTAAGAATATTACTCTCAGCAAAAAATGTTATGCTACAAGGTTCATGTATCTCCTCTACGGGCTGGATCATGGTCCGTGATCGGAGGAGGATTTCTCTGCTGACGTTGAGAAGCTAGACGCCGTTCCAATGGAGTCTTCCTTTTGCTGATAACAAACCTATTCACTCCTTTCCTCATTGGCATTATCGACGGGAAGTCTTCGTCCGGGATCTGACTCAGCTCTGATATGTTTTTGATCTCAGCCACTCGCTTAAACCATCTCTCCGCTTTAGCTTCCTCTGACATGTCCAGCAAGTCAGGCTCCTTCACTAACGAACCCTCTAAGCTCTTCCCTGCCATTGGTTCCTGATTGTTGCTTAAAGGTTCTCTTGGTTCTTCTTCTACTACCTGAGAAGCATTTTTTGAAGCTGGGACTGGAATAGTATCTGCTGTTGTTGTTTCTTCCGGCTGTTTGCGTTTAGCGAAATAGTCAGGTGGGAAAGGGACAAAAGGGATAAAGTCTGAATCTTTTGTTTCAATGGAGATGCGTCTCTTGTTTGCTGGAGAAGTCAGTGAACGGTCTTTCTTCCTGCTCACCACAAACTGATTCTCTCCTTTCCGCATTGGCATTTTCTCAGGAGAAGTTTCTTCCTGTAGATCTGGCACGCTGTGCAGTTCTGTAATCCTCTTTAACCACCTCGCAGGTCTCTCCTCTGATTCCATCTCATCTCTTTCAGGTTCATCTGTTTCTTTGCCAACAAGACTTGCACTTGACCTGTCCTCTGAGACACCGGCCATCTGGTTGTTGGCGGTCAGTGATTCCTCCTTATCAGGCTTCTTGGCAAACATATCAGGCGGTAGTGGCACGAACGGGACAAAACCAGAGTTAACTACCTGAGAAGAAGCATTCTTATCATCAGATCGAGAAGCAAAAGAGGATGTAGAACCAAGAATCTCATTCAGGCTCCTATTCGTTTTAGTTCCATCTGTCTCAGCAGCATTAGACAACCTTCTCTCAAGAGGTGTTTTTCTCGTGTTCACGACATATCTGTTCACTCCTTTCCTCAAAGGCATAATCTCTGGAAAGTCTTCATCTGTATCAACACTGTTTGCATCAGAACCACCTTGTGCTACTTTACTAAACCACCTCTGTGCTTTCTCTTCATTTTCCACCAGTCTTCTCTCAAGTTCAGGATCCTTCGCAGAGTTGGCTGAATTGAGTGAGACGTCCCCGGGTCGCTTGCAGTCGCATCTTAAGCAGGCTATGTTCCTCCCATAGTTGTAGAAATCGCATCTGATGGGTGAAACAAACTGTTAAAACTCACTATTTGCGGTTGTATTGAGGATAAAGCAGCAGAGAAAAAAACATTAGTTGCTTACTGGGGACACTCCCATTCACTGCCAGTTAGCTGTCTTTTTGGTCTTGCTTCATCACACTGGAAACATTTGACATTTCTCGCAAAGTTCATACCACTGCACCTGTTTCAAGAAGTTCCCTCACCATATGAACAAGATGAAACAAAGACAGTTACAATTTACTGACTTCTAGCTCTAACGATACAATCTAACAACCCCAATTATAGCGTACAGTCAATCATACACCAACAGCAATCAAAAGGCTACTGAGAATCCAAGAAACTCATTCATACCTTGAGCAAATCCAGTCACCACGTTTCATCTCATTGTTCTTCTGAAAGGAACCGAGTCCTTGTCCATTTCCACCTGAGAACTGATGTTGCCTCGTACCATGAACATTAGACTCAGGAGTACGGAAGCTCATCTTCGCTATCTCTCTCAAAAGGTTTCGAACCGACGACTTCACATTCTCTCCCTCATGATGTTTCCTTCCCTCAGAAGAAGCAAAATCCACAACACAACTCAAAAGAAGCCTCATCAAATCCACCGTACTCGCCTTATCCACATCAAGCATCTAACACGCACAATCCCAACATCATCAACACGAGGTTATATTATATCTAAGCTGCCACGTCACCAACAAGTAACTAAAAGAGTAAAGCTTCTTCGCCAGGATATAGAACTTACATTACCACTTGTTAAGTAAAGACTCATCCTTTTGAGTGAATCTTGACCTTTCCTGAACAAGAACGGCTTCCCACTCTCCACCAACACTTCAACGTCTCTCCTCGAAACCATTCTAATTAACATCCACAAAAGAACTTGAATTACAGAGAGAGACATCAAGGACAAAATGGGAAAGAAGCTAAACTTACTCAAGTAACTCGGGCCGATCACGAGCTAGAGCTAAGCAGGCGAGAGCTGGAGTGATGAGTTCATCTGGAAGAAAACCAGGAAAGAACTCTTTTTGAGATTCGGAAGTTAGAGCAGAGTCTGTGAAGTAGCCAGCTTTGGAGAGAGATTGGAGCAGCTCCGCCCATTCAGGTAGTAGCTGGTTGTGATGAGAAAGGGCGGAATCGGAGGCGGAGAGACGGACTCGGTGAGTGTGGAAGCGTCCGAGAGGTGTCGTGTGGATAAACGGCGGCGGGGACACGGGGAGGCTGAGAGAACGGAGATTGGGCGAGGTAACGGAGGAATGAGGAGACGCTAAGCGGTGGAAGCGACGGAGATTGGTTAAGCGGAGGCCacggaggaggaagagaggaggaggagaaagaagagagaggagTCTGGTGGAGCTGTTCATCGTCTCCGCTCTTCGACGGTGGCCGTTCTCCGCACGGCGGaagatagagaaaaaaatggGAGATGAAATTTTCAGTTGGGCCTATTTGGGCTCAGATAAGTTTAATGGGCTTGTCGTTATGTATGTTTGATTGCTTATTAGTCTTTTTTATCATTGTGAAGGTTTTAATTCAGGTAATCTGACTTTTGAAGAGCTCTTTGGACTGAACAGCATTACTGTTTACAAGTTATTGAAGGAAGCTGTGGGCATACACTTGATGCTCGGTGTTTATTAATAACCACGATCAATAAATGTGGAATCATCTAATTAGAATCCAGTGGGTACAACTTATAcagatttttttcataaatgttttagagaaaCAATGTACGAAAACTTAGACCATCATTAACCGTGAACCTTAGTGGGTTTCTTAGGGGaaaaagtgattaaaattaaatcagaaaaaaaagaaaatagatatTACCGATCCTTAATTTGGGTGTTTGGTGATCGATTATTAATGGGGTTTTATACCCACGTGTCAGCGTCCTagatgaagttttttttttctttcttttcttctctcacTTCCTCGCTCTGTCTTCTCTTGTTCTCCGTTGGAAGGGAAATGGCGAAACCCATCGAAACCACCACCGCTCCTCCACACAGATCACCACCGATCGATCCTACACCGATCAAAACCACCACCGATCCTCCAAACCGCCACCGATCTTCCACCGATCCTTCTTCCATGACTATCTCCAGAGGTGGAACCCTCCCCTTATGCTTTGATCGAATCTGTTTGTTATGGTTTGTATAATCTGTTGTGAGTGAGATtcaaaaagttttaatttttgtgtcTTTTTGTGGATCTTTTGTGGTTGAGATTCAGTATATAACAAGTAAACAGATCGAATTTGTTTGCTCGTTGAAAGCTGGTACTTATTTAATCATCTCTGGTTGAAAGCTTTGATCTTTTTGTGGCTCTGTTTACttatttcttctcttcttcttcatgataTAGTTTCTGAAATTTGATTTGATGCTTTAAACAGGTTCAGGCGGAACGTGGTGTCTAGGGCGGCTGAGCTGAAGCAAGTGAAAGGCTGTTTAGTTTCTCAAGAACAATTCTTTGTTAACAAAAGCCTTTCTAGAAAAGTAAGCCCCTTTTGTTTATTCTCTGATTGTCTTTTCCTTTGGATTATGTCTTTGTTATATGATTTGTTCTCTttggtttatttgtttttttctttggattATGTCTTTGTGGAGTCaactattatttttgtttttggtttcttAGGGTAAAGGCTTCATCTTTGGTTTTAATGTTTCAATGTGGCATGTTAAGTTTGTATGTTTCAATGTTCATGTTTTATGTTCAAGGTCGTGTGATCGTTTGTTGTATGTTTCATGTTGTTGTTCTGTTTTGGTAATGAAATGctgtttttgtttcatgttcTTCTTCTGTAACGACAAGCTGTTTCTGTTTCATGTTATTGTGTTGTGTTACCATTGTGAAGATATACCAAAGATTATTTTCATTGTTGTTCTTGTGTTGTGTTGGCTTTGGTTTCAGAGTGGAGAATTGGGAGCACTGGGCGTGATGATCACGGAGCATCTGTGTGTTGTGTTGTCTTGTGCTGTATTCTTGTGGTGAAGTCATAAATCATTACTTGTCACATGTTTTATATTCTTGTAGAAGTGGTCTTGTGGTCTAGTTTTATTGTGTCACGGAAGTGGAACAACGCTTGATTCATTGCAATGTTGATTTTAACAAGTTAATTTTTTGcttttttaagaacccttaattaagaaactaccaTTGAAACACAAAATCTAATAGTTTCTTAACtagagtttttaaatataattaattatttaaataatcattaagaAACTCAAATGGGGTTAtagggttaatcatgctcttaactCGTTTATATACTACTAGTAATTTGTTAGTTTCAGAACGTGTAAAATACTGTACTGTATAAGACtttaaattgatgataaaaaaaataactttaaactGAAACATATCGTTTAAACTAAAGTAAACACTAGATATCCTAATACcctatttaaaatgatacttttaTAAAACATCAATGATTCAATGGTGGTAATTAAAACGGAGAGAATAATTCTATTTTTCGACTTGGGAATCATTCTGGTGTGGATTAGTTGCCGATCACTGCCGTCAACTTTTGACTAatgtttattttgatttatactTTTGCATACATTAAACTATTTACATTGGACTAAAGTATTGGTGAGTGCGTGGACAATTAACTACTTCGATAATGACGTTCAATATAGTCAGTAAGGTATATATATAACCTCATTAATtcgcaaaaaaaaatgtattttatcataacgaattactatatatattcaCTCTGAATTAATATGTTTCTATGCCACAAGTGCAATAGACCAGCTAACAACTTTGACATTATTTACAATTAACTTATACAAAGAGAAAGACTTTATGTCATCACCTCATGAGATAAAGCCTTAAATTCCTCAAATTAGttaaaagtgacctctttattATTAATGAGGAAACTTTCTCTAAGTGAATGTAATTAGTGTAATTTCTCATGATTACTCAAActttaattatatgatttgtaGTTTCGAATTATCCTATCTCTGTTTCTACCTTTTGTTTTATTATGGTTCTGTAAAAAGATTTGTTAGGCTTCTAAGATAATATTTAGTCGATCGGTTTGTGATACCATGGTTCCTAAACATATCTTTATTGATCCATTTTGTAGTTTTATCTTTCATATTAGTAATTATTTTTACCCCATGTATATCAATATTCCAAATTACAGTTCCAAAACTTTCATGGTCATTGGACAAAGTTATTCCATGGtcgaaatttttatttgtaaaatgtCATGAAACAAGTTTCTGAGTACTAGTATTAttcatgattaaaaaaaaagttgaactGGTCCATAACGGTTCAAGGATCTCTTTGAACTGGAAACAGAATTACGTGACACATGTTAGGTAGGAACACGATCCGCTCGTGTGTAACAGTTCATGATGTCGTCATTCCAGGTCGATACTagactctctttttttgtttgttgtcaGCAGAAAGATTTTAAAACTAGCGAAACCGTTCCCATAACCGAAACTCACATAAAACAAGACACTATACTTTTCTTTTCGTTTCTAACGTTTCTTTGTACTATGTTTATTttagtctttgtttttttgttgaatttaaTTCCATGTTGGGCTTCAGTTACGGATTCCCCtccgttttaatattttaaacgtACTGTTTTGGTTGCATACTCGTTCTAAACTGCTATGAAAAGTTATCGGGAGATAAATTTGTATAGAATTTGAGAATTTTAAGAGTTGATAGATTTTAAAGCTATGTggattatgaaaatttatatacattgacTTATAAAACTTGATCATAATTTTTTAGATTGGTACAAATTTTCATGAATTTGTATTAcctattttctatcatttttttgtaaagtaaatatatatattttttcttttaaatcatacaaaatgattatttattttttttctttcaaattaaaataataataatagtgatacatacaaaattagacaattttcttaaatagtTTCTTTTAAGATCTATGCTATTAAAAGGGAagtcctaaaaaatctacttaaacaagGTTGTTAGACTCTTTCGTTAGACTATTAATATTTTGGTCTTACTTTAAATTTAGACTAACaatatattactatatatttctctaacaataatatagtcaatacttttattttaaatcttatggAAACCTTAGAAAATCTTAAATaatagttatttaatatttaataacatGATCTATTGGTACATGTGTAgtccaactattttaatataatagagtaaaatcttttattaatcatttaagagaaacattatacaaaaaatatatataaatatgctaaaacacaaatataaaaattaaatttctaaaaaatgtaaaacaaaaaatatacctgTCCTTTAAGGGCGGGTCTGAATCTAGTGtttcattaaaaatgtaaaGGATTATTTTACCccttgatttatatatatatacatataataaaaatattttttttaatttcgaattatttgtttttaaattcaaacttcttataaatttttttaaataattttcgattttttcataattttgtcaaattatcttttaaaaaaatcaaaaatgctttttgaaactattttaaattttaaaaaatttcaatattcataaatataattatatattcaaaaatgataaaacgatagaaaataattatatattcaaaaatgtaaaagtatataaaatgtaatgaattatagttttggacatataatttggataaaTTGCAATAGATGTTTGGTAAgtataactattttgttttctagtttttttattacatggattttgaaaatctcATGGATACaatgatattttgaaagttgagtcttatgagtaaaaataaatagaatttaTCTCCTAATAATACTAGATTTAGTTAGAATTAGAAAaacaataataactaaattttttgaataacaaatgatttaaatgaattttaaaaattcttaaaccaataacatTAGATTATTGTTTTGTGTCGACGACATATATATCAAGAATAGAGTCAGATtgttgcaaaagaaaaaaattgagtcAGCTGTGGCGCATAAAAAGACTTACATTCAAATATGTGACCATGCAGTTCTAATATATAACGAATTCTTTGAAACATGcgagtatataatatattatatacacattTATAAACGTTATAG encodes:
- the LOC125595195 gene encoding zinc finger protein VAR3, chloroplastic-like, with the translated sequence MNSSTRLLSLLSPPPLFLLRGLRLTNLRRFHRLASPHSSVTSPNLRSLSLPVSPPPFIHTTPLGRFHTHRVRLSASDSALSHHNQLLPEWAELLQSLSKAGYFTDSALTSESQKEFFPGFLPDELITPALACLALARDRPELLEMVSRRDVEVLVESGKPFLFRKGQDSLKRMSLYLTSGNMLDVDKASTVDLMRLLLSCVVDFASSEGRKHHEGENVKSSVRNLLREIAKMSFRTPESNVHGTRQHQFSGGNGQGLGSFQKNNEMKRGDWICSRCSGMNFARNVKCFQCDEARPKRQLTGSEWECPQCDFYNYGRNIACLRCDCKRPGDVSLNSANSAKDPELERRLVENEEKAQRWFSKVAQGGSDANSVDTDEDFPEIMPLRKGVNRYVVNTRKTPLERRLSNAAETDGTKTNRSLNEILGSTSSFASRSDDKNASSQVVNSGFVPFVPLPPDMFAKKPDKEESLTANNQMAGVSEDRSSASLVGKETDEPERDEMESEERPARWLKRITELHSVPDLQEETSPEKMPMRKGENQFVVSRKKDRSLTSPANKRRISIETKDSDFIPFVPFPPDYFAKRKQPEETTTADTIPVPASKNASQVVEEEPREPLSNNQEPMAGKSLEGSLVKEPDLLDMSEEAKAERWFKRVAEIKNISELSQIPDEDFPSIMPMRKGVNRFVISKRKTPLERRLASQRQQRNPPPITDHDPARRGDT
- the LOC125595204 gene encoding NADH--cytochrome b5 reductase 1-like → MDIEFLRTLDPQILLGVFVALVAIGAGAAYYLSSSKKRRGCLDPEKFKEFKLVKKQQLSHNVAKFVFELPTPTSVLGLPIGQHISCRGKDAQGEEVIKPYTPTTLDSDLGRFELVIKMYPQGRMSHHFREMLVGDHLAVKGPKGRFKYQPGQFRAFGMLAGGSGITPMFQVARAILENPTYKTKVHLVYANVTYDDILLKDELDSLTSNYPDQFKIYYVLNQPPEVWDGGVGFVTKEMIQAHCPAPASDIQILRCGPPPMNKAMAANLEALGYSPEMLFQF